A region of Spirochaetaceae bacterium DNA encodes the following proteins:
- a CDS encoding mandelate racemase/muconate lactonizing enzyme family protein — MKTDDQASPTGRLFRTGSGVTITDLNAACYRIPLDAPLTDATHGRHDHYDLVTVEVAAAGGHTGLGYTYTVHAGGGAILALIERDLAPLLIGADAGDIEALWRRMWQWTHYVGRGGIAAFAISAVDIALWDLRAKARQEPLWRTLGGREAMPVPAYVGGIDLLLPLDELLEQTRAALGGGFRAVKMKVGRDVLGEDLERVAAMRDLVGAETALMVDANMRWGVDEAVAAARELARFGVYWLEEPIEPDDYAGHRRVAEGGGLPLAAGENLRTVREFAHLIGAGGVAFPEPDVSNIGGISAWMQVAELAAAHRLPVTSHGVHELHVHLLAAVSNASFLEVHGFATERFVREPPRLERGAALPPDRPGHGVELDRAALQPFLHP; from the coding sequence ATGAAAACCGATGACCAAGCATCGCCCACCGGCCGGCTTTTTCGGACCGGGTCAGGCGTGACGATCACCGACCTCAACGCCGCCTGCTACCGGATTCCGCTGGACGCGCCGCTCACCGACGCCACTCACGGCCGCCATGATCACTATGACCTGGTGACGGTGGAGGTGGCGGCCGCTGGCGGGCATACCGGGCTGGGCTATACCTACACCGTGCACGCCGGCGGGGGCGCGATCCTGGCGCTGATCGAGCGTGACCTGGCGCCGTTGCTGATCGGCGCCGACGCTGGCGACATCGAGGCGCTGTGGCGCCGCATGTGGCAGTGGACCCACTACGTCGGCCGCGGCGGCATCGCGGCGTTCGCCATTTCCGCGGTGGACATCGCGCTGTGGGATCTGCGCGCCAAGGCGCGGCAGGAGCCGCTGTGGCGGACACTGGGCGGCCGGGAAGCGATGCCGGTGCCGGCGTACGTGGGCGGCATCGACCTGCTGCTGCCGCTCGATGAACTGCTGGAGCAGACCCGCGCCGCGCTCGGTGGCGGCTTCCGCGCCGTCAAGATGAAGGTGGGGCGCGACGTGCTCGGCGAGGACCTGGAGCGTGTGGCGGCGATGCGCGACTTGGTGGGAGCGGAGACGGCGCTGATGGTCGACGCCAACATGCGCTGGGGCGTGGATGAGGCGGTGGCCGCGGCGCGCGAGTTGGCGCGGTTCGGGGTGTACTGGCTGGAAGAGCCGATCGAGCCTGACGACTACGCGGGCCACCGCCGGGTGGCCGAGGGTGGTGGGCTGCCGCTGGCGGCCGGCGAGAACCTGCGCACGGTGCGCGAATTTGCCCACCTGATCGGCGCGGGCGGGGTGGCGTTCCCGGAGCCGGACGTGTCCAACATCGGCGGCATCAGCGCCTGGATGCAGGTGGCCGAGCTTGCCGCCGCGCACCGCCTGCCGGTGACTTCCCACGGCGTCCACGAACTGCACGTGCACCTGCTCGCCGCGGTGTCCAACGCGTCCTTCCTGGAAGTGCACGGCTTCGCCACCGAGCGCTTCGTGCGCGAGCCGCCGCGCCTGGAGCGCGGCGCCGCGCTGCCCCCCGACCGCCCCGGCCACGGCGTGGAACTGGACCGCGCCGCCCTGCAGCCCTTCCTCCACCCCTGA
- a CDS encoding GntR family transcriptional regulator, with amino-acid sequence MSPLTAPVYRSISEQIVEQLRLEIMTGALDEGIPLREQELSERFGVSRGPVRDALLKLGQDGLVNTRPNAGATVAARPNEAIRALITDIRRRIEGFALSSTFADGERLGRLEGRLGEVLEQIRSACEAGNARDLVAGDVRFHEAIMASHGDPDLLALWRRVIIRMLMRYDRFSDLMDSFAEHRLIYEAVAAHDEHGALAALQANIV; translated from the coding sequence ATGAGCCCCCTGACGGCGCCGGTGTACCGTTCCATCTCCGAGCAGATTGTGGAGCAGCTCCGCCTGGAGATCATGACCGGAGCACTCGACGAGGGCATCCCGCTGCGCGAGCAGGAGCTGTCCGAACGCTTCGGGGTGAGCCGCGGACCGGTGCGCGACGCGCTGCTCAAGCTCGGCCAGGACGGGCTGGTCAACACCCGTCCCAACGCCGGCGCGACGGTGGCGGCGCGCCCCAACGAGGCGATCCGTGCGCTGATCACCGATATCCGGCGCCGCATCGAGGGGTTCGCGTTGAGCAGTACCTTTGCCGACGGAGAGCGGCTTGGCCGGCTGGAGGGCCGGCTCGGCGAGGTGCTGGAGCAGATCCGCAGTGCCTGTGAGGCGGGCAACGCGCGCGACCTGGTGGCCGGCGACGTCCGCTTCCACGAGGCGATCATGGCCAGCCACGGCGACCCGGATCTGCTGGCGCTGTGGCGGCGGGTGATCATCCGTATGCTGATGCGCTACGACCGGTTCAGCGACCTGATGGACAGCTTTGCCGAGCACCGGCTGATCTACGAGGCGGTGGCGGCCCACGACGAGCACGGCGCGCTGGCTGCGCTGCAAGCCAATATCGTCTGA